In Streptomyces canus, the following proteins share a genomic window:
- a CDS encoding ParB/RepB/Spo0J family partition protein, with translation MRDTNKKDGQQRVTRGFSIDEDRPGGEQEGPRRVRTRSQIMNGEGKRPPASVKLALLAHNPFNPREELTNLEETADSMRAKGQIQPVTVARRSAFLMAHPGQEEALAEAEYVVIDGNRRLAAARLAGLEELRIDVNDDLAASAADLLESALIANIHREDVAPLDQAKAIQDLVKVHGSQGEVARRLGKTPPWVSQRLALLELTPELQEQVETGELKVEPARRIGRLPKAQQASEAKKAIEAAKAPRQRRKPAVEQASEASAVNAVNTLKGGAPASSSASSTVNAVNTPETQAPENAALSGAEQPRRLPYDDAFSVVTHLHLKMEPAVFADGARVWLRILREQHPDAYGALLQELTQPEQQPA, from the coding sequence ATGAGAGACACCAACAAGAAGGACGGCCAGCAGCGGGTCACGCGCGGCTTCAGCATTGATGAGGACAGGCCGGGCGGGGAACAGGAAGGACCGCGTCGCGTCCGGACTCGCTCACAGATCATGAACGGGGAGGGCAAGAGGCCCCCGGCCTCGGTGAAGCTGGCACTGCTGGCGCACAACCCGTTCAACCCGCGTGAAGAACTCACCAACCTCGAAGAGACCGCTGACTCGATGCGGGCCAAGGGGCAGATCCAGCCGGTCACTGTGGCGCGGCGCTCTGCCTTCCTGATGGCGCACCCGGGGCAGGAAGAGGCGCTCGCTGAAGCCGAGTACGTCGTCATCGACGGCAACCGGCGTCTGGCTGCCGCTCGTCTGGCTGGCCTCGAAGAGCTGCGGATCGACGTCAACGACGACCTGGCGGCTAGTGCAGCGGATCTCCTGGAGTCCGCGCTGATCGCCAACATCCACCGCGAGGATGTGGCTCCCCTGGACCAGGCGAAGGCGATCCAGGATCTCGTGAAGGTACACGGGTCGCAGGGCGAGGTGGCCAGGCGTCTGGGGAAGACGCCCCCCTGGGTGTCGCAGCGCCTGGCGCTCCTGGAACTCACGCCCGAGTTGCAGGAGCAGGTGGAGACAGGTGAGTTGAAGGTGGAACCGGCTCGCCGGATCGGTCGGCTCCCCAAGGCTCAGCAGGCGAGCGAGGCGAAGAAGGCCATCGAGGCTGCCAAGGCCCCTCGCCAGCGGCGCAAGCCTGCGGTGGAGCAGGCGAGCGAGGCCTCAGCCGTTAACGCCGTTAATACCCTCAAGGGCGGTGCGCCGGCGAGCTCCTCCGCGTCGTCGACCGTTAACGCCGTTAATACCCCGGAGACTCAGGCTCCGGAGAACGCGGCGCTGTCCGGAGCCGAACAGCCGCGTCGGCTGCCATACGACGATGCCTTCTCGGTGGTCACTCACCTGCACTTGAAGATGGAGCCGGCGGTCTTCGCCGACGGCGCACGCGTGTGGCTGCGGATCCTGCGCGAACAGCACCCGGACGCGTACGGCGCGCTGCTCCAGGAGCTGACCCAGCCAGAGCAGCAGCCTGCCTGA
- a CDS encoding ParA family protein: MSIPSPRGEREKLITALAPKLRRHLKIRAFEHGMDIQDATEHAIKAWYEADDVPEVDTEGAKTWGTFLPVGGPDEFKAACSERGITYVQGLAQALTLWLDNHPSPTTPLVSQPVVRVIVANQKGGVGKTFISSGIAQALAEAGHRVLIIDYDPQGHLTAELGFEDLMYEDDVETLMMHMDGTAKGDIHDLLVALDQKRFGERLHLLPASDDAFLRDVALSKVSFSEAALERALEPLEEDYDVIIIDGPPSLGLNMDTALYYVRRREGELADRSGVITPVWANKASHRAFRLLKSQKDDLCKKGRIQVDYLGLIINAYDSRRGKLVKENKDEWEKSSSPPVLAVIGDLKEGREAADGEIPLLEYAPDSEHAQAMRDLAKELAV; encoded by the coding sequence ATGAGCATCCCGAGCCCCAGAGGAGAACGAGAGAAGCTAATTACGGCTCTCGCTCCGAAGCTGCGCAGGCACCTGAAGATCCGCGCCTTTGAGCACGGAATGGACATCCAGGACGCGACCGAGCACGCCATCAAGGCCTGGTACGAAGCCGATGACGTCCCCGAAGTCGACACCGAGGGAGCCAAAACCTGGGGGACGTTCCTCCCAGTCGGCGGCCCAGACGAGTTCAAAGCCGCCTGCTCAGAGCGCGGCATCACCTACGTGCAGGGACTCGCGCAGGCGTTGACTCTGTGGCTCGACAACCATCCCTCCCCCACGACCCCCTTGGTGTCACAGCCGGTCGTGCGGGTCATAGTGGCCAACCAGAAGGGCGGCGTCGGCAAGACATTCATCTCCTCCGGCATTGCGCAGGCTCTCGCGGAGGCCGGCCATCGCGTCCTGATCATTGACTACGACCCTCAAGGGCACCTCACGGCTGAGCTCGGCTTCGAAGACCTCATGTATGAGGACGATGTCGAGACGCTGATGATGCACATGGACGGCACCGCGAAGGGCGATATCCACGACCTACTGGTCGCCTTGGACCAGAAGCGCTTCGGTGAGCGGCTGCATCTGCTTCCTGCGTCTGACGACGCGTTCCTGCGGGACGTCGCTCTGTCCAAGGTGAGCTTCAGCGAAGCCGCCTTGGAACGGGCCCTGGAGCCGCTGGAAGAGGACTACGACGTCATCATCATCGACGGTCCGCCCAGCCTTGGTCTGAACATGGACACCGCCTTGTACTACGTGCGCCGCCGCGAAGGTGAACTCGCGGACCGATCAGGCGTCATCACCCCGGTCTGGGCCAACAAGGCGTCCCACCGTGCCTTCCGCCTGCTGAAGTCCCAGAAGGACGACTTGTGCAAGAAGGGTCGGATCCAGGTCGACTACCTGGGCCTGATCATCAACGCGTACGACAGTCGGCGCGGCAAGCTCGTGAAGGAGAACAAGGATGAGTGGGAGAAGAGCAGTTCCCCGCCTGTTCTGGCGGTGATCGGTGACCTGAAGGAAGGCCGCGAGGCCGCTGATGGCGAGATCCCGCTGCTTGAGTACGCCCCGGACAGCGAACATGCGCAGGCGATGCGCGACCTGGCGAAGGAACTGGCGGTATGA